The following proteins are encoded in a genomic region of Aquella oligotrophica:
- a CDS encoding S49 family peptidase, with amino-acid sequence MTWEQDTIQKVLLETIKEQRRARRWRIFFRLLVICLIGGGIYMASGGEDVAKKDGPQVAVVDFKGVIGSDSKNYDTVIKGINAALEDKKTVAVLIRANSPGGSPVYSDMVNNEISRLRKKYPQKPIEFVVEEVCASGCYYAAAAADKIYAAPASIVGSIGVIYTGFGATEAIKKLGIDSRLMISGKNKAMGYPFVPESKEQMAMQQQMLDEIHEQFIVAVKNGRGNKLKNDPDLFSGRYWIGADAMKLGLIDGYGTVASIARDQFKSDNIVDFTPDNDPLDKISKKFGVEIVDSAKQAILGSGMNGSIN; translated from the coding sequence ATGACTTGGGAACAAGATACAATACAGAAGGTGTTGCTAGAAACAATTAAGGAACAACGCCGGGCTAGACGTTGGAGGATATTCTTCCGATTATTAGTAATTTGCCTGATTGGCGGTGGAATTTATATGGCTAGTGGTGGGGAAGATGTAGCCAAAAAAGATGGACCGCAAGTTGCTGTTGTTGACTTTAAAGGCGTTATCGGTAGTGATAGTAAAAATTATGATACAGTCATAAAAGGTATAAATGCTGCACTTGAAGATAAAAAAACTGTTGCAGTTTTAATTCGTGCCAATTCTCCAGGTGGTTCTCCCGTATATTCAGATATGGTAAATAATGAAATTAGTCGTTTGCGTAAAAAATACCCTCAAAAACCGATTGAATTTGTTGTCGAAGAAGTTTGTGCTTCTGGTTGCTACTACGCCGCTGCAGCCGCAGATAAGATTTATGCTGCACCAGCTAGTATAGTAGGTTCGATTGGTGTTATTTATACTGGTTTTGGCGCTACTGAGGCAATTAAAAAACTGGGTATTGATAGCAGACTAATGATTTCAGGTAAAAACAAAGCGATGGGGTACCCATTTGTGCCAGAATCTAAAGAACAAATGGCTATGCAACAGCAAATGCTAGATGAGATTCATGAGCAATTTATTGTTGCAGTAAAGAATGGTCGTGGGAACAAGCTCAAAAATGACCCTGATTTATTTAGTGGTCGGTACTGGATCGGCGCAGATGCTATGAAGCTAGGGCTTATTGATGGTTACGGCACTGTTGCTAGTATTGCCCGAGATCAGTTTAAATCTGATAATATTGTAGACTTTACTCCGGATAATGACCCACTAGACAAAATTTCCAAGAAGTTTGGTGTCGAAATTGTTGATTCTGCAAAACAGGCTATTCTTGGTTCAGGAATGAATGGAAGTATAAATTAG
- a CDS encoding patatin-like phospholipase family protein: protein MDLINIILKIFTPFNAFFVIMGIYFITIYFYLRWLTKKYLNPVDRTHDLNLSRRCLRTNNQLRQELEHRETVNILVLTGGGVRGMIPLQVLEKIEQLSGKKTGELFDLMSGASTGAINCAILAVPGIDHQFEFCTTDILAKYVENCRKMFSAPWYHKFLTLFGMLGPRYLPEGKLEVLRGFFGTCTLADIESNLIIPVYDVTENTLKIIRNWELPQGGRHTNYVLKDLVHGASNPPMLFSPRAFIISGKKHVFIDPGVILNNPATIAFMNAWFLFPRKKLRLVLIGNGGSDAEVYNHEHMAEFGAYGLFQYLLNSPVVNTKFSTDLLHEYIHEAREYGIDIEFIHINSPGGRELATSDTSDENMARIKQFGEKVISENYDKIKYLADVLKVKN, encoded by the coding sequence ATGGATCTGATTAATATTATTTTAAAAATATTTACCCCATTTAATGCTTTCTTTGTAATAATGGGGATTTATTTCATTACGATTTATTTTTACTTGCGCTGGTTAACCAAAAAATATTTAAACCCAGTTGATCGAACTCATGATCTTAATCTAAGTCGCCGGTGTTTACGAACAAATAACCAGCTTAGGCAGGAACTTGAACATCGCGAGACGGTTAATATTCTCGTTTTAACTGGTGGTGGTGTTCGGGGAATGATTCCCCTTCAAGTCTTGGAAAAGATAGAGCAGCTTAGTGGTAAAAAAACTGGAGAACTTTTTGATTTAATGTCAGGAGCATCGACTGGAGCCATAAATTGTGCCATTCTTGCCGTTCCGGGAATTGACCATCAATTTGAGTTTTGCACAACTGATATTTTAGCTAAATATGTTGAAAACTGTAGGAAAATGTTTTCTGCTCCTTGGTATCATAAGTTTCTTACTTTATTTGGTATGCTTGGACCACGTTATTTACCTGAAGGTAAGCTTGAGGTTCTTCGCGGTTTTTTTGGGACTTGTACTCTTGCTGATATTGAATCAAACCTTATAATTCCGGTATATGATGTAACTGAGAATACACTTAAGATTATCAGAAACTGGGAGTTGCCACAGGGTGGTCGTCATACTAACTATGTTCTCAAAGATCTGGTGCATGGAGCATCCAATCCTCCTATGCTATTTTCGCCACGCGCCTTTATTATTTCCGGTAAAAAACATGTTTTTATAGATCCTGGAGTGATTTTAAATAATCCTGCAACAATTGCCTTTATGAATGCTTGGTTTTTATTTCCCCGTAAGAAATTACGCTTAGTTTTAATCGGTAATGGAGGTTCAGATGCTGAGGTCTATAATCATGAGCATATGGCAGAATTTGGCGCTTATGGTCTATTTCAGTATTTATTAAATTCGCCAGTGGTTAATACCAAATTTTCTACTGATTTACTACATGAGTATATCCATGAAGCCCGCGAATATGGCATTGATATCGAATTTATACATATAAATTCGCCAGGCGGCAGAGAACTTGCTACAAGTGATACCTCCGATGAGAATATGGCGCGAATTAAACAGTTTGGTGAAAAAGTTATCAGCGAGAACTATGATAAGATTAAATATCTCGCCGATGTACTCAAGGTAAAAAATTAG
- a CDS encoding pilus assembly protein — protein sequence MKLAIFRQSGSALAMTLLGLSLMAVVILTLNKLVLSYHNSATNIGDYDLAQNAAKMALINAEQTVYNFDNTNGMETLSIAARVAKVESVGVSNCSNGWCYSTLTSWKPWLESANSSSRPCNSYDISINGSANALPWIDHSSGFALAFNTGIGGLCAQPRYFMELVNPAFIGRQTGANTGVLTQLNGKTIQLYHNGNGARTARLYRITVRAFGRNGNTRVTLQEYVAIVRNTNLRGDGADTVSHHIIPVSIRWLYDD from the coding sequence ATGAAATTAGCTATTTTCAGGCAATCAGGATCAGCATTAGCGATGACTCTTTTGGGCTTATCCCTAATGGCGGTCGTTATTTTGACTTTAAATAAGCTGGTACTATCATATCATAATTCTGCTACAAATATTGGTGACTATGATTTAGCCCAAAATGCTGCTAAAATGGCGTTGATAAATGCAGAGCAAACTGTTTATAATTTTGATAATACTAATGGAATGGAAACACTAAGCATTGCTGCCAGAGTAGCCAAGGTTGAATCAGTTGGTGTTAGCAATTGCAGCAATGGCTGGTGTTACTCCACATTAACTAGCTGGAAGCCATGGCTAGAATCTGCAAATTCAAGTTCCAGACCTTGTAATAGCTATGACATTAGTATTAATGGTAGTGCTAATGCGCTGCCTTGGATTGATCACAGCTCAGGTTTTGCTTTAGCTTTTAATACTGGTATCGGTGGCTTGTGCGCGCAGCCAAGATACTTTATGGAACTTGTCAATCCTGCATTTATCGGTCGTCAAACTGGTGCAAACACTGGAGTTCTCACACAGTTAAATGGCAAAACAATTCAGCTTTATCACAATGGTAATGGAGCGAGGACAGCAAGGTTATATCGGATTACTGTCAGAGCGTTTGGGCGCAATGGGAATACTCGCGTTACTCTTCAGGAATATGTGGCAATAGTCAGAAATACAAATTTGCGTGGAGATGGGGCTGATACGGTTAGCCACCATATTATTCCAGTTTCGATTCGTTGGCTATATGATGATTGA
- a CDS encoding peptidylprolyl isomerase, whose translation MKKLVQILLVSSALVSVAYADTVYVDGKPVDQKVINQAMDQLKKNPMAAQQLNNPQFKKEMLQSIGMQQAVLAEGNAQGLDKSAEYQAKLNEVKPMIYAQIMQEKANAKPITDADIKAKYDQMKADAAKQQQYDVSHILVKDQKTANDIEAQLKKGANFADLAKKYSTDPGSKANGGELGWSDGSNYVPEFTAAIKTLKKGQYTTTPVKTQFGYHIIKLNDTKSGGANFPAYDKIKDQIKQQIQMERTKAFFDGLKAKHKVEVK comes from the coding sequence ATGAAAAAGTTAGTGCAAATTTTATTGGTATCTTCAGCTTTGGTTTCAGTTGCTTATGCAGATACAGTTTACGTAGATGGTAAGCCGGTTGATCAGAAAGTTATCAATCAGGCAATGGATCAATTGAAAAAGAATCCGATGGCAGCTCAACAGTTAAATAATCCACAGTTTAAAAAAGAAATGTTACAGTCAATTGGTATGCAACAAGCGGTACTAGCAGAAGGTAATGCACAAGGATTGGATAAGAGTGCTGAATATCAAGCTAAATTAAATGAAGTTAAGCCAATGATTTATGCACAGATTATGCAAGAAAAAGCTAATGCTAAACCAATTACCGATGCTGATATTAAAGCTAAATATGATCAAATGAAAGCAGATGCGGCTAAGCAGCAGCAATATGATGTTTCGCATATCCTAGTAAAAGATCAAAAAACGGCTAATGATATCGAAGCTCAATTGAAAAAAGGTGCTAACTTTGCTGATTTAGCTAAAAAATACTCTACTGATCCTGGTTCAAAAGCTAATGGTGGTGAGCTTGGCTGGTCTGATGGTTCTAATTATGTTCCTGAATTTACAGCAGCTATCAAAACTCTTAAAAAAGGTCAATATACTACTACTCCAGTTAAGACTCAGTTTGGTTACCATATCATTAAACTTAATGATACTAAATCTGGTGGTGCTAATTTCCCTGCTTATGACAAGATCAAAGATCAAATCAAACAGCAAATTCAAATGGAAAGAACAAAAGCTTTCTTTGATGGTTTAAAAGCTAAACATAAAGTAGAAGTTAAATAA
- a CDS encoding type II secretion system protein, producing the protein MQLNSRNKGFSILEVMIAVAVIGALGAGIYRLQLADLSATQQITVKQLMMQSATSLASQIYTNLNYCATNNTMRLSGCTATSGANNYTETVYTDNNSIGVDCSANSCSDSQFAQFLLYQWKSGFGSMPVSNVKGIVCRDTSMTIPTTGNNGGCNGSGGLVIKMVWQSHIEAAESAAIGDNNFILLPLANR; encoded by the coding sequence ATGCAACTAAACTCGAGAAACAAAGGGTTTTCAATTCTAGAAGTGATGATTGCTGTAGCTGTAATTGGTGCACTAGGAGCCGGGATTTATCGTCTGCAATTAGCCGATCTTTCCGCGACGCAGCAAATTACGGTTAAACAGTTAATGATGCAATCGGCTACCAGTCTTGCAAGTCAAATTTACACTAATCTCAATTATTGTGCAACAAATAATACCATGAGGTTAAGTGGCTGTACTGCAACTAGCGGCGCGAATAACTATACCGAGACGGTCTATACGGATAATAATAGTATCGGAGTTGATTGTAGTGCCAACTCCTGTTCTGACAGTCAATTTGCCCAGTTTTTGCTTTACCAATGGAAGTCAGGGTTTGGAAGTATGCCTGTCTCAAACGTAAAGGGAATTGTTTGTCGGGATACTAGCATGACAATACCTACTACAGGGAATAATGGCGGCTGCAACGGTAGTGGTGGGCTTGTAATTAAGATGGTATGGCAATCTCACATAGAAGCGGCTGAGTCAGCTGCAATTGGTGATAATAATTTCATTCTTTTACCATTGGCAAACAGATGA
- a CDS encoding prepilin-type N-terminal cleavage/methylation domain-containing protein, which produces MKHYIRGFNLIELLVAIAISASIISAIVFSYSNLFSGYLFNNTKIDAQQSLKLAMSMIRHDIQNAGVFGSFSLHNMSATSMYNSIGTSCGNEWCTLDTAGVGVVGISSAPSGSGISGLTSEILRVQYGTNKVNYLTAIESMVCASNNCINRMQFNNNGSIDLTASSYILASANHLYSLNGIGVPTADGTSVVFSNLVGANYFIQIESQSSGIIYDPDQYTMQLMNLNTKYYYVATVNGQSGLYVVAFNGVSLSSPALISTAISSLSLRYIIYTTSSPNFNNSSVNDSYTICTTSEMNNSVNSRCFNRWGRVLSVIITLTSSVTNGANTTTQAISDNIGWLR; this is translated from the coding sequence ATGAAACACTATATTCGCGGATTTAATCTAATTGAGCTTCTAGTTGCAATTGCAATTAGCGCTTCAATTATTTCTGCTATCGTTTTTTCGTATAGTAACCTCTTTAGCGGTTATCTATTTAATAATACCAAAATTGATGCGCAGCAGTCATTGAAGCTTGCTATGTCAATGATTCGGCATGATATACAGAATGCGGGAGTTTTTGGTAGCTTTAGTCTTCACAATATGTCTGCTACAAGTATGTATAATTCAATAGGTACAAGTTGTGGGAACGAATGGTGTACCCTAGATACCGCGGGAGTAGGGGTAGTGGGAATTAGTTCTGCACCATCTGGTTCTGGAATAAGCGGTTTGACATCTGAGATCTTGAGGGTACAATATGGGACAAATAAGGTAAATTATCTGACAGCTATTGAATCCATGGTATGTGCAAGTAATAATTGTATTAACCGGATGCAATTTAATAATAATGGAAGCATTGATTTAACTGCCAGTTCATATATTTTGGCTTCTGCAAATCATTTATATTCTCTCAATGGGATTGGAGTGCCAACGGCTGATGGAACTAGTGTAGTATTTAGCAATCTGGTTGGTGCCAATTATTTTATCCAGATTGAATCACAAAGTAGTGGAATAATCTATGATCCTGATCAATATACTATGCAGTTAATGAATCTTAATACAAAATACTACTATGTAGCAACAGTTAATGGACAGAGTGGGCTTTATGTTGTTGCTTTTAACGGAGTGTCATTGAGTTCGCCTGCACTCATATCAACAGCGATAAGTAGTCTTAGTCTGAGGTATATTATTTATACCACTAGTAGTCCTAATTTTAATAACTCTTCGGTAAATGATAGTTATACCATTTGTACAACTTCTGAAATGAATAATTCAGTAAATAGTCGCTGTTTTAATCGCTGGGGGCGTGTTCTGTCTGTTATCATAACTTTAACTAGTTCAGTTACTAATGGTGCTAATACCACTACCCAAGCTATTTCTGATAATATTGGGTGGTTGAGATGA
- a CDS encoding GspH/FimT family pseudopilin, with protein sequence MNQSKFQSGFSLYELIAVLTIIGIALAMSLPQMYKQVMRRNNEATYLQLKAILKYAQAEAFRRGTPITVCAASFFTNSSGNHTYLGNNTCNSQNWNEGVLVLRDLNQNGSYNTGERVRAYRFDADVTISAINSASAVVSSFIIASNGQLTSANMPFSFTFSQSKYGMSYTRKICINGYGNVCIKNEDDTSACTSTGDATCN encoded by the coding sequence ATGAATCAAAGTAAATTTCAGTCTGGGTTTTCTCTTTACGAGTTAATTGCTGTTCTTACTATAATTGGAATTGCATTAGCAATGTCGCTGCCACAAATGTACAAACAGGTGATGCGCCGGAATAATGAAGCCACCTATCTTCAGCTAAAGGCAATTTTAAAGTATGCGCAGGCGGAAGCATTCCGGCGTGGTACACCTATAACTGTATGTGCTGCAAGTTTTTTTACCAACTCTTCTGGAAACCATACCTATCTTGGAAATAATACCTGTAATAGCCAAAACTGGAATGAAGGAGTATTGGTATTGAGAGATTTGAATCAAAATGGAAGCTATAATACCGGGGAGAGAGTACGGGCATACCGTTTTGATGCTGATGTTACCATTTCTGCAATTAATTCAGCTAGTGCTGTAGTTAGTTCTTTTATAATAGCTTCAAATGGGCAGCTTACATCTGCAAACATGCCATTTAGCTTTACATTTAGTCAGTCTAAATATGGTATGTCATATACCAGAAAAATTTGTATAAATGGTTATGGAAATGTATGTATCAAAAATGAAGATGATACTAGTGCTTGCACTTCGACAGGAGACGCAACATGCAACTAA
- a CDS encoding type IV pilin protein, which produces MKKGMSLIELMIAVAILGILAKFGVSLYFDQIKRSNKTTAIQVLHQNVNRMENFYSQNGRYLESGNTWPGSIITSVVGVYGAPVYSVTFYPSSATSANTQAYCLVATPVGNQMHSDYITIYIDRYGNISTAAPGNCSISNTQNSLCPAGGTFVPCSGNCSNGVFSACSGNCNNVTICAGGTGCSGNCRNSIIHAGGCSGNCWDSIVFGGCSGNCFDSTVYGGCSGNCKGSTCCDTNGNCSSCPKK; this is translated from the coding sequence GTGAAAAAAGGAATGTCTTTAATCGAACTAATGATTGCAGTTGCAATACTTGGTATTTTAGCAAAGTTTGGTGTAAGCTTATATTTTGATCAAATCAAACGCTCTAATAAAACTACTGCAATTCAGGTACTACATCAAAATGTAAATAGGATGGAGAATTTTTATAGCCAGAATGGGCGGTATTTGGAAAGTGGTAATACTTGGCCAGGGAGTATCATTACCAGTGTTGTTGGAGTATATGGTGCACCCGTTTATTCGGTGACTTTTTATCCATCCTCGGCAACTTCAGCAAATACGCAAGCATACTGTCTGGTTGCAACCCCTGTGGGGAATCAAATGCATTCAGACTATATTACTATTTATATTGACAGATATGGAAATATTAGTACTGCTGCTCCAGGAAACTGCTCAATAAGTAATACGCAAAACTCTTTATGTCCTGCAGGGGGAACTTTTGTTCCCTGTTCTGGTAATTGTTCGAATGGGGTATTTTCAGCATGTTCTGGTAACTGTAATAATGTGACAATTTGTGCTGGGGGAACTGGTTGTAGTGGAAATTGCCGGAATAGTATTATACATGCTGGAGGTTGTAGTGGAAATTGCTGGGATAGTATAGTGTTTGGAGGTTGTAGTGGAAATTGTTTCGATAGTACTGTATACGGTGGTTGTAGTGGCAATTGTAAGGGTAGTACTTGTTGTGATACAAACGGGAATTGTAGCAGCTGTCCCAAAAAATAA
- a CDS encoding type IV pilin protein yields the protein MWLKNNKIPMIFGFSLLEIVIGIAIVATLALLGISIYQSYSQKSNREIAKTVLRQDAAKMEQHYSQYGSYLDNSNTWPDNYIESYINGTTGAIYSVSFVPAVPTLANQQVFNILASPVQDSIQSSDPSGRLCINQTGNILENATANCATTGNSWNSDLCAGNITTPPAVATCAYDDNCSNNTICGSCSAGNGFPGSCSGSYIGGACSGDCSGSFIVGNCDGNCSNSTVCGSCSGDCSGVNQNGC from the coding sequence ATGTGGTTAAAAAACAATAAGATACCTATGATCTTTGGATTTTCGCTTCTTGAGATAGTAATTGGGATTGCCATTGTTGCTACCTTAGCTTTGCTGGGTATTTCTATCTATCAAAGTTATAGTCAAAAATCTAATCGAGAGATTGCTAAAACCGTACTGAGGCAAGATGCAGCTAAAATGGAGCAACATTATAGCCAGTATGGTTCTTATCTAGATAATAGCAATACTTGGCCAGATAATTATATTGAAAGCTATATTAATGGGACTACCGGAGCAATTTATAGTGTCAGCTTTGTTCCGGCTGTGCCAACCTTAGCAAATCAGCAGGTCTTTAATATCTTAGCAAGCCCAGTTCAAGATTCAATTCAAAGTAGTGATCCTTCCGGTCGTTTATGTATAAATCAAACTGGAAATATTTTGGAAAATGCGACTGCGAATTGTGCCACTACGGGTAATAGCTGGAACTCTGATTTATGTGCTGGTAATATAACTACACCTCCAGCTGTCGCTACTTGCGCTTATGATGATAATTGTAGTAACAATACTATTTGTGGCAGCTGTTCAGCTGGCAATGGTTTTCCTGGCTCATGTAGTGGTAGTTATATAGGTGGGGCATGTAGTGGGGATTGTAGTGGGAGCTTCATTGTCGGTAACTGTGATGGAAATTGCTCAAATTCAACCGTTTGTGGTAGCTGTTCCGGTGACTGTAGTGGAGTGAACCAAAATGGCTGTTAG
- the cydB gene encoding cytochrome d ubiquinol oxidase subunit II, which translates to MELALTWLLIIAFIIIMYILLDGFTLGVGLLFPLIKEDSERDIMVTTVLPVWDGNETWLVFAGAALYGAFPLAFSTLFPIWYIPLMLLIFGLLLRGIAFEFRLKAHETRRLWDWCLFGGSLMAVIAQGLVIGSFVSGFQFNPATGEAIRKQWFSGFGLFCALALIIAYGLLGSARLIKKTSGSLQTKFYKISAKLQWLLMLAVIIVGVYSPQSSRLQMRYWFDLQHSAFILVFLIIMAFLFAIHALAIKNRFENLPFASLIIIFILAYLALVTSNLPYLVPNQITFMQAKADDGALLFMLVGAAILIPVLLFYTAYAYKIFGGKTNEKISY; encoded by the coding sequence ATGGAACTCGCATTAACTTGGCTATTAATAATTGCTTTTATAATAATCATGTATATTCTTCTTGATGGTTTCACTCTTGGTGTTGGACTACTCTTCCCACTTATCAAAGAAGATTCAGAACGAGACATAATGGTAACTACAGTATTACCAGTCTGGGATGGAAATGAAACTTGGCTAGTTTTTGCTGGTGCAGCACTGTATGGAGCATTCCCACTCGCATTTAGTACCTTATTTCCAATCTGGTATATTCCTTTAATGCTTTTAATTTTTGGCTTACTCCTACGAGGAATAGCCTTTGAATTTAGACTAAAGGCACATGAAACTAGACGCTTATGGGATTGGTGTTTATTTGGCGGATCATTAATGGCAGTTATTGCCCAAGGTCTAGTTATTGGTAGCTTTGTATCTGGATTTCAGTTTAATCCAGCAACTGGTGAGGCTATTCGTAAACAATGGTTTAGTGGGTTTGGTTTATTTTGTGCGCTTGCATTAATAATTGCTTACGGACTATTAGGTTCGGCAAGGCTAATCAAAAAAACTAGCGGAAGCCTACAAACAAAATTCTATAAAATTTCTGCTAAACTACAATGGTTATTAATGCTTGCGGTTATTATTGTTGGTGTTTATTCACCGCAATCAAGTAGGCTACAAATGCGTTACTGGTTTGATTTGCAACACTCTGCTTTTATTTTAGTATTTTTGATAATTATGGCGTTCTTATTTGCTATCCATGCACTTGCAATCAAAAATAGATTTGAAAATCTTCCTTTTGCTAGTCTGATAATAATCTTTATCTTGGCATATCTGGCACTTGTAACCAGTAATTTACCTTATCTGGTACCAAATCAGATTACATTTATGCAAGCAAAGGCGGATGACGGGGCGTTACTATTTATGCTCGTAGGAGCTGCTATCCTTATCCCAGTATTACTATTTTATACTGCATATGCCTACAAAATCTTTGGAGGTAAAACCAATGAAAAAATCAGTTACTAA
- a CDS encoding acyloxyacyl hydrolase, translated as MLALAAIGINQSFADVSGFYLGGGLGYGVQKLDYQNSSTSDGSLGLRIQLGYQFADWIDAELGYNYITEGSNWNNLGSPSSIIYDLSVTPGFTLPATPIGVFVRLGVDAVSTNLNSSFYNSSMNSSINFEYGAGVKVNIPDSRTFIRAEYINYGGGPNNGNSGVLTTPSAIMIDAGYVF; from the coding sequence ATGTTAGCTTTAGCTGCAATTGGAATTAACCAAAGCTTTGCAGATGTTTCGGGGTTTTATCTTGGTGGTGGTCTTGGCTATGGAGTACAAAAACTTGATTACCAAAATAGCAGTACTAGCGATGGAAGTCTAGGTTTACGCATTCAGCTTGGTTATCAATTTGCGGATTGGATTGATGCCGAACTTGGCTATAATTATATTACCGAGGGTAGTAATTGGAATAATCTAGGTTCCCCATCAAGCATTATATATGATTTAAGCGTTACCCCTGGATTTACATTACCAGCCACACCAATTGGAGTATTTGTACGCCTTGGTGTAGATGCTGTATCAACTAACCTAAATAGTAGCTTTTACAATTCATCAATGAATTCATCTATAAATTTTGAATATGGTGCGGGAGTAAAAGTAAATATTCCCGATAGCAGAACTTTCATCCGAGCAGAATATATAAACTATGGTGGCGGACCAAACAATGGAAATTCCGGAGTTTTAACAACACCATCAGCCATAATGATTGACGCGGGTTATGTCTTTTAA
- a CDS encoding type IV pilin protein, whose translation MIQLMITIAVIGILATIAIPSYQNYIIANNMHSAAKTVLKDAQYMQKWFNLCGSYARDTTSTQTPQCFTGASNASNVAWPVLPYQIAPESGTPLYRIGFTSATPNTTDPGDFNGVRLIATPICGTVQANSGCVCVDQDSNVTENANASCSNAGGLCSCTN comes from the coding sequence TTGATTCAGCTGATGATTACGATTGCTGTAATTGGAATCTTAGCTACAATTGCAATTCCTAGTTATCAGAATTATATTATTGCAAATAATATGCATTCAGCAGCTAAGACGGTACTGAAAGATGCTCAATATATGCAGAAGTGGTTTAATTTATGTGGTAGCTATGCAAGGGATACAACAAGTACGCAAACGCCACAGTGTTTTACTGGCGCTTCAAATGCTAGTAATGTTGCATGGCCTGTTTTGCCATATCAGATAGCACCAGAGTCAGGTACTCCTTTATATAGGATTGGGTTTACTTCCGCAACTCCAAATACGACAGACCCAGGTGATTTCAATGGGGTTAGGTTAATTGCAACGCCGATTTGTGGGACAGTTCAGGCTAATTCTGGTTGTGTGTGTGTGGATCAGGATTCAAATGTTACTGAGAATGCCAATGCAAGTTGTAGTAATGCTGGTGGATTATGCAGCTGTACCAATTGA